From Paraglaciecola sp. L1A13:
CATGGGCGGCGGTGACAACCACTTTACTGATGGGTTCTTTAATATGATTACAACTAAACACTTCGAATGCACATTTTGTATTGACCATGATAACGATGGCGGCGTTTTGAAAAAACGAGCCTTGATAAAATACATGGGTTTTTGCTAAATGAATGTCGTCCCCAGCTGAGCCGCCAAAATGGGGTATGCCAGCAGAAGCAGAGTTGAGCGTTACTAAAAATTGTTCTTCGTCAGATGATAAGCCATCCAACAGGGTCAAGATAAATGAGTTACTTTTAATCGGTGTAAGCTTTTTTAAGTAACAGGCTTCAGTCAATTTATTTACGGTTTCTTGCGCATCAATAAGGCTAAACTTCTCCATCGACTCGACAATTTGAGCACTAATGGCAAAGTATTTAGACGAGAATCCAATCGCAATAATTGAGTGCTGCTCATAGCCATTAGGTGTTATTTCGCCAGCTGTGGTACAACCCACAACATCAATACCTGTAAATGCGGATGTCATTTGTAGGGCGAGATCATCTAAAGGATAAATAGAAGAGCAGTAAAATAAAACAAAGCTGATGTCAGAATCGCACAACTGC
This genomic window contains:
- the nosP gene encoding nitric oxide-sensing protein NosP — encoded protein: MSDVKTVTAISRSEDPSIASHELRQQLCDSDISFVLFYCSSIYPLDDLALQMTSAFTGIDVVGCTTAGEITPNGYEQHSIIAIGFSSKYFAISAQIVESMEKFSLIDAQETVNKLTEACYLKKLTPIKSNSFILTLLDGLSSDEEQFLVTLNSASAGIPHFGGSAGDDIHLAKTHVFYQGSFFQNAAIVIMVNTKCAFEVFSCNHIKEPISKVVVTAAHAESRTVYELNAEPAALEYARLLNVKVEDLSPAVFALNPLAVKVGSQYYIRAIQKVNEVDHSLTFYCAVDVGIVLSTVEMDDIFSTLNGALSRMVSIYGEPDLVLTCDCFLRRLEIEQRGLLSQAKTLQERYNISGFNTYGEHIDGTHLNQTFTGVFIARGDG